In one Maniola jurtina chromosome 13, ilManJurt1.1, whole genome shotgun sequence genomic region, the following are encoded:
- the LOC123871041 gene encoding fatty acyl-CoA reductase 1-like, translated as MTFLEDRDLEDVPSIPEYYKGKTVFITGGSGFMGKVLVEKLLYSCTDLDRIYLLVRPKRGVTPENRLAEIFASRCFDRLREERPGVFESKVFFIAGDCSEVALGLSEEDRALLLNRTNIIYHVAASVRFDDPLKKAVKLNLRGTVEMIELAKEVQNLESFIHVSTTYSNTNRNPIEEILYPPLADWRETLEICENIEEQTLNSLTPKFLGEMANTYVLCKQLAEHVVYEQRGKLPVVIIRPSIVLASVKEPAPGWIENFNGPVGLIVASGKGILRTLYADPLVSGDYIPVDVAIKGFIAASWTRGTKKLEPSDDTPIYNVCNGQMGYHVTAEEILSIGHKITDEVPLDNVVWTAGGAITDNKYLYYVYVIMLQLLPAILIDTLLWLLGKKTMLVKIQRRVYVANLAIAYFLTHTWTFSNENFMSLRSKILDKDKLHFYYIMENIDMYEYLKTGIMGGRRYLLNEKDENLPKARAHYKRMAILDTLVKCLFYGYIVWRIINSSLVCNLFG; from the exons atgACTTTTCTGGAGGATCGAGATCTAGAAGATGTACCCAGTATACCAGAGTATTACAAAGGAAAGACTGTCTTCATCACTGGTGGCTCAG GTTTCATGGGGAAAGTTTTAGTAGAAAAGCTTCTGTATTCTTGCACAGATCTAGACAGGATATATTTGTTGGTGAGACCTAAAAGGGGGGTGACACCTGAAAATAGACTGGCTGAGATCTTTGCTTCGAGA TGTTTTGACCGTCTGCGTGAGGAAAGGCCAGGAGTGTTCGAGTCTAAAGTGTTCTTTATAGCGGGAGACTGCAGCGAAGTGGCCCTTG gtTTGTCGGAGGAAGACAGAGCTCTGCTGTTAAATAGAACCAACATCATCTATCACGTTGCTGCTAGTgtgag ATttgatgatcctttaaaaaaagCCGTGAAACTGAACCTCCGTGGTACCGTAGAAATGATAGAATTAGCTAAAGAAGTACAAAATTTGGAA agTTTCATCCACGTTTCAACAACATATAGCAATACTAACCGTAATCCCATTGAAGAGATCCTGTATCCTCCTCTAGCTGACTGGAGAGAGACTCTGGAGATTTGCGAGAATATTGAAGAACAAACTTTGAATTCTTTGACACCCAA ATTCCTCGGTGAGATGGCCAATACATACGTGCTCTGTAAACAGTTAGCGGAACACGTGGTTTATGAGCAGAGAGGAAAATTACCAGTCGTGATCATTAGGCCATCTATtg TGTTGGCAAGCGTCAAGGAACCTGCACCGGGATGGATTGAAAACTTTAACGGACCAGTCGGCCTTATTGTTGCTAGCGGAAAAG gtattcTTCGTACTTTATACGCTGATCCTCTCGTGTCTGGGGACTACATTCCAGTGGACGTGGCTATCAAGGGTTTCATAGCAGCTTCGTGGACTAGAggcactaaaaa ACTCGAGCCATCAGATGATACTCCGATATATAACGTTTGCAACGGCCAAATGGGTTACCATGTAACTGCTGAAGAAATATTGTCGATTGGCCACAAAATTACTGATGAAGTTCCGTTGGATAACGTGGTTTGGACTGCTGGTGGTGCTATCACtgacaataaatatttatattacgtGTAT gTAATAATGCTACAATTACTACCAGCCATTTTAATCGACACTTTGCTATGGTTATTAGGAAAAAAGACAAT GCTAGTCAAAATCCAACGTCGTGTGTACGTAGCGAACCTTGCTATAGCTTATTTCCTGACCCACACGTGGACTTTCTCAAACGAAAATTTCATGTCCCTTCGTTCCAAAATTTTGGACAAAGACAAGCTccacttttactatattatggAGAATATTGACAtgtatgaatatttgaaaactgGTATTATGGGAGGTAGAAGATATTTGCTGAACGAGAAAGATGAGAATTTGCCCAAAGCCAGAGCACATTATAAAAG